A segment of the Methanolinea mesophila genome:
CCCCAAAGCAGAAGGCGAGACAAAAAAGCCGGGCCCGAACCAGCGTTTCAAAGCGGGAGCCTCGCTCCGTAAACTCGAGCAGTCGATGGGAGACCAGGGCGGCCGTGGCGGCAGAGGCGGTTCACGCGGCGGCCGTGGCGGTGCACGCGGAGGCCGCGGCGGACGGGGCAGAGGAGAACCCGGCCCCTCCGCAAACCCCATGGTCCGGCGTGCCATGCGGCGCTCGAAGGCGTCCATGATGGGTGCGAAGGCTAAATCCGGCCGTTAAACCGGTAAATACCGTAATATCTCTTTTTCCCGCTTCAACGCGAAGTATTTTTTAACCGTCAGGTTGCCAGTGTGAGTATGGATAAAAAGACCGCAATCACCAGCTACCAGTTCGGAGAGCGTGCGAAGAGCGAGCTCATCATCTGCTCCCAGCTTGCGACGGCACTCGCAGGGTTCCCCGAACCGGAACGCGAAGGGGGAAAACGAATGCTCGTGATGCTGATGGAGATCGTCCGCAGCGAGACGGAATTCGCCCAGAAGAGCACCGGGAGGGGTGAGTTCCGGAAGGCGGCCGACCTTACCAGCGAGGCCATCAGCAATGTAGAGAGCATGAACCTGGGAAATGCCGCCCTCAAGCTGGGAGAAGCGATAAGCGCAGTCACCACCGCGGCCCAGGAAG
Coding sequences within it:
- a CDS encoding DUF5350 domain-containing protein is translated as MGKTGTVQWTQVKGVKGQIRLVPKAEGETKKPGPNQRFKAGASLRKLEQSMGDQGGRGGRGGSRGGRGGARGGRGGRGRGEPGPSANPMVRRAMRRSKASMMGAKAKSGR